In one window of Agromyces badenianii DNA:
- a CDS encoding PLDc N-terminal domain-containing protein: MARLLFGLGVAAVIFTIYAAADCAFFDRLRIRGLRRGWWIVIILFVPIIGALLWFIIGRGRAERLPGGRARTVAPDDDVDFLRRLNNDAAQDERIRRLEQELAELDSDASNDGADDADGTLGTERKRPDTPETPGEPGPSGRPNG, encoded by the coding sequence ATGGCCCGGCTGCTTTTCGGACTCGGCGTCGCCGCCGTGATCTTCACGATCTACGCCGCCGCCGACTGCGCGTTCTTCGACCGATTGCGCATCCGCGGGCTGCGCCGCGGCTGGTGGATCGTCATCATCCTCTTCGTGCCGATCATCGGGGCGCTGCTCTGGTTCATCATCGGCCGGGGCCGTGCCGAACGACTGCCCGGCGGGCGTGCACGAACCGTCGCCCCCGACGACGACGTCGACTTCCTGCGCCGGCTCAACAACGACGCGGCGCAAGACGAGCGCATCCGCCGTCTCGAGCAGGAACTCGCCGAGCTGGACTCCGACGCCTCGAACGACGGCGCCGATGATGCCGATGGCACGCTCGGCACCGAGCGCAAACGACCCGACACCCCTGAGACGCCGGGTGAGCCCGGTCCGTCGGGCCGCCCGAATGGCTGA
- a CDS encoding DUF4229 domain-containing protein translates to MKSLPVWIWYTVLRVLLFAVPLAVLLIAGVDPLVSTIVAAVFGLSASLLFLRRPRESMASDLYAARHRETPLVAEDDEVEDAAIERDSRDR, encoded by the coding sequence GTGAAGTCCCTGCCCGTCTGGATCTGGTACACCGTGCTGCGGGTGCTGCTGTTCGCCGTTCCGCTCGCGGTGCTCCTCATCGCGGGCGTCGATCCGCTGGTCTCGACGATCGTCGCGGCCGTGTTCGGTCTCAGCGCTTCGCTGCTCTTCCTGCGCCGGCCGCGGGAGTCGATGGCGAGCGACCTGTACGCCGCGCGCCACCGCGAGACCCCGCTCGTCGCCGAAGACGACGAGGTCGAAGACGCCGCGATCGAACGCGACTCACGCGACCGCTAG
- a CDS encoding AMP-binding protein: MKPLRQVSAADVAELTEALRGALAGGDAVWPVPAEVTDSSATGSAATESAADPVPAIVADDVALVVETSGSTDAPKRVMLSAEAFIASADATADRLDGPGRWLLALPGHYIAGAQVLVRSILAGTTPVLPGEGPFTPERFAEASARLGADAPRYTSLVPVQLARIVDRAERDAFVAAALIGYDAVLVGGQALAPELAVRAETLGARIVRTYGSSETAGGCVYDGRALDGVSVRIADGLVELSGPMLAEGYLGDPGRTAATFTTDARGVRWYRTGDLGELGPDGTLRVRGRADDVIISGGVKVVLGEVERAIRTVPGFADAVVVAVDDAEWGQRPAVAATGAAASATLAELATATDAAGLSPAARPVRMLRLDALPLLASGKPDRRAVAALVG; this comes from the coding sequence ATGAAACCGCTCAGACAGGTTTCGGCGGCGGATGTCGCGGAGCTGACCGAGGCGCTGCGCGGCGCGCTCGCCGGTGGCGACGCCGTCTGGCCGGTTCCGGCTGAGGTGACCGATTCGAGCGCGACCGGGTCGGCCGCGACCGAGTCGGCCGCCGACCCGGTTCCGGCCATCGTCGCCGACGACGTCGCACTCGTGGTCGAGACGAGCGGGTCGACGGATGCCCCGAAGCGGGTCATGCTCTCGGCCGAGGCCTTCATCGCGAGTGCCGACGCGACGGCCGACCGGCTCGACGGCCCGGGCCGGTGGCTGCTCGCGTTGCCCGGGCACTACATCGCCGGCGCGCAGGTGCTCGTTCGATCGATCCTCGCCGGCACGACGCCGGTGCTGCCGGGCGAGGGGCCGTTCACGCCGGAGAGGTTCGCCGAGGCATCCGCTCGCCTTGGCGCCGACGCGCCGCGGTACACCTCCCTCGTGCCGGTGCAGCTCGCCCGCATCGTCGACCGGGCCGAGCGCGACGCCTTCGTGGCCGCAGCGCTCATCGGCTACGACGCGGTGCTCGTCGGCGGTCAGGCGCTCGCCCCCGAACTCGCAGTTCGGGCCGAAACGCTCGGCGCGCGCATCGTGCGCACCTACGGATCGAGCGAGACCGCCGGCGGCTGCGTCTACGACGGTCGTGCACTCGACGGAGTGAGCGTGCGCATCGCCGACGGCCTCGTCGAACTCTCCGGGCCGATGCTCGCCGAGGGCTACCTCGGCGACCCCGGGCGCACCGCCGCGACGTTCACGACCGATGCCCGGGGCGTCCGCTGGTATCGCACGGGCGACCTCGGCGAACTCGGGCCCGACGGCACCCTCCGCGTCCGCGGGCGTGCCGACGACGTCATCATCTCGGGCGGAGTGAAGGTCGTGCTCGGCGAGGTCGAGCGCGCGATCCGCACGGTTCCCGGCTTCGCAGACGCGGTCGTCGTCGCGGTCGACGACGCCGAGTGGGGTCAGCGGCCGGCGGTCGCGGCGACGGGAGCCGCGGCATCCGCGACCCTCGCAGAGCTCGCAACGGCGACGGATGCCGCGGGGCTCTCGCCTGCCGCGCGCCCCGTGCGCATGCTGCGCCTCGACGCGCTGCCGTTGCTCGCGTCGGGCAAGCCCGACCGGCGTGCCGTGGCGGCGCTCGTCGGCTGA
- a CDS encoding MerR family transcriptional regulator, whose protein sequence is MRIGELSARTGVPTRLLRYYEEQGLVSSTREHNGYRDYAEPAIERVTQVRGLIEAGIPTAVIRDMLPCLASTSVVEAPVIQRELAETLAERRAQLEQRIGCLTKNRDAISSYLERATVTG, encoded by the coding sequence ATGCGAATCGGTGAACTCTCGGCGCGCACGGGTGTGCCGACGCGCCTGCTGCGCTACTACGAGGAGCAGGGCCTCGTGAGCTCGACGCGGGAGCACAACGGGTACCGCGACTACGCCGAACCCGCGATCGAACGGGTCACGCAGGTGCGGGGGCTCATCGAGGCCGGCATCCCGACCGCGGTGATCCGCGACATGCTGCCGTGCCTCGCGAGCACGTCCGTCGTCGAGGCGCCCGTCATCCAGCGCGAGCTCGCCGAGACCCTCGCCGAACGCCGTGCCCAGCTCGAGCAGCGCATCGGATGCCTCACGAAGAACCGCGACGCGATCTCGAGCTACCTGGAGCGCGCCACCGTCACGGGGTGA
- a CDS encoding isochorismate synthase, whose amino-acid sequence MNQTDGAAHAASARLVVRTVAVDETEPLIPRADPRHPLVWMRRGEGIVGLGEVVRIETSGAHRVEDAAAAWTSLAELARIDDRVGLPGTGLVAFGAFAFADESEATSVLIVPELVMGRRDGRAWVTRISLDTGDDEATDASGSAEVALPEPAPKRQVPRVAFTPGSVPPEAYEAAVAEAVRRIDAGELEKVVLARQLVGELHEDAGLRATINRLAEDYPDTWVFAVDGLIGASPETLVRVDHGTVSARVLAGTASRGAGEASDRERALALAASEKDRAEHALAVQSAVKRLAPHTARLDTSPEPFTLQLPNLWHLATDLKGTLGDGSSSLDLVRAVHPTAAVAGTPRRVALPVIAELEGFDRGRYAGPVGWIDGGGDGEWAIALRCAQVDADGTVTAFAGCGIVHDSVPADELAETVMKFRPIVEAFGG is encoded by the coding sequence GTGAATCAGACGGATGGCGCGGCGCACGCCGCGAGTGCTCGGCTCGTCGTCCGCACCGTCGCCGTCGACGAGACGGAGCCGTTGATCCCACGCGCCGACCCGCGGCATCCGCTCGTCTGGATGCGTCGCGGCGAGGGCATCGTGGGCCTCGGCGAGGTCGTTCGCATCGAGACGAGCGGCGCGCACCGGGTCGAAGACGCCGCTGCGGCCTGGACCTCGCTCGCCGAGCTCGCCCGGATCGACGACCGCGTCGGCCTGCCCGGCACCGGACTCGTGGCGTTCGGCGCCTTCGCCTTCGCCGACGAGTCCGAGGCGACGAGCGTGCTCATCGTGCCCGAGCTCGTGATGGGCCGGCGCGACGGCCGCGCCTGGGTCACGAGGATCTCGCTCGACACCGGCGACGACGAGGCGACGGATGCCTCCGGCTCCGCCGAGGTCGCCTTGCCCGAGCCGGCACCGAAGCGGCAGGTGCCGAGGGTCGCATTCACGCCGGGCTCGGTGCCGCCAGAGGCCTACGAGGCCGCCGTCGCCGAGGCCGTGCGCCGCATCGACGCCGGTGAACTCGAGAAGGTCGTGCTCGCCCGGCAGCTCGTCGGCGAACTGCACGAAGACGCCGGACTCCGTGCCACGATCAACCGCCTCGCCGAGGACTACCCCGACACGTGGGTCTTCGCCGTCGACGGGCTCATCGGCGCGAGCCCCGAGACGCTCGTGCGGGTCGACCACGGCACCGTCTCGGCGCGGGTGCTCGCGGGCACCGCCTCGCGCGGCGCGGGCGAGGCCTCCGACCGCGAGCGGGCGCTCGCCCTCGCGGCGTCCGAGAAGGACCGCGCCGAACACGCCCTCGCCGTGCAGAGCGCGGTCAAGCGGCTCGCGCCGCACACGGCCCGCCTCGACACGAGCCCCGAGCCGTTCACCCTGCAGCTGCCGAACCTGTGGCACCTCGCGACCGATCTCAAGGGCACGCTCGGCGATGGTTCGAGCTCGCTCGACCTCGTGCGGGCGGTGCACCCCACTGCCGCCGTCGCCGGCACGCCGCGGCGCGTGGCGCTGCCGGTGATCGCCGAGCTCGAGGGCTTCGACCGCGGCCGCTACGCCGGCCCCGTCGGGTGGATCGACGGCGGCGGCGACGGCGAGTGGGCCATTGCCCTGCGGTGTGCGCAGGTCGACGCCGACGGCACCGTCACCGCGTTCGCGGGGTGCGGCATCGTGCACGACTCGGTGCCGGCCGACGAACTCGCCGAGACCGTCATGAAGTTCCGCCCGATCGTCGAGGCCTTCGGCGGCTGA
- a CDS encoding 1,4-dihydroxy-2-naphthoyl-CoA synthase, with translation MVHEVSELFDASEWTDAASAIARPRGDGSSGLTDITYHHSNDGRIARIAFDRPEVRNAFRPHTVDELYRALEDARTNPRIGVVLLTGNGPSAKDGGWAFCSGGDQRIRGRDGYKYSDAETAIVDGAGGDADAPGSHGAVGRLHILEVQRLIRFMPKVVIAVVPGWAAGGGHSLHVVCDLTIASREHGRFKQTDADVGSFDAGYGSAYFARQIGQKFAREVFFLAEEYSAERAYEMGAVNRVVGHAELEREAIAMARTILTKSPTAIRMLKFAFNAVDDGMVGQQVFAGEATRLAYGTDEAVEGRDAFLEKRDPDWGPYPWHY, from the coding sequence ATGGTGCACGAGGTGTCAGAACTGTTCGATGCGAGCGAGTGGACCGACGCGGCATCCGCGATCGCGCGCCCTAGGGGCGATGGGTCGAGCGGCCTCACCGACATCACCTACCACCACTCGAACGACGGCCGCATCGCGCGCATCGCCTTCGACCGGCCCGAGGTGCGCAACGCCTTCCGCCCGCACACCGTCGACGAGCTCTACCGCGCCCTCGAAGACGCGCGCACGAACCCGCGCATCGGAGTGGTGCTGCTGACGGGCAACGGGCCGAGCGCGAAAGACGGCGGCTGGGCGTTCTGCTCGGGCGGCGACCAGCGCATCCGCGGGCGCGACGGCTACAAGTACTCAGACGCCGAGACGGCCATCGTCGACGGAGCGGGCGGTGATGCCGACGCGCCGGGCAGCCATGGCGCGGTCGGTCGCCTGCACATCCTCGAGGTGCAGCGGCTCATCCGCTTCATGCCGAAGGTCGTCATCGCTGTCGTGCCCGGCTGGGCGGCGGGCGGCGGGCACTCGTTGCATGTCGTCTGCGACCTGACGATCGCGAGCCGCGAGCACGGCCGCTTCAAGCAGACCGATGCCGATGTCGGCTCGTTCGACGCGGGCTACGGCAGCGCGTACTTCGCTCGGCAGATCGGGCAGAAGTTCGCCCGCGAGGTGTTCTTCCTCGCCGAGGAGTACTCGGCCGAACGCGCCTACGAGATGGGCGCCGTGAACCGCGTCGTGGGGCATGCCGAGCTCGAGCGCGAGGCGATCGCGATGGCCCGCACGATCCTCACGAAGTCGCCGACCGCGATCCGCATGCTGAAGTTCGCGTTCAACGCGGTCGACGACGGCATGGTCGGCCAGCAGGTCTTCGCCGGCGAGGCGACGCGCCTCGCCTACGGCACCGACGAGGCCGTCGAGGGGCGCGACGCCTTCCTCGAGAAGCGCGACCCCGACTGGGGTCCGTACCCGTGGCACTACTGA
- a CDS encoding PPK2 family polyphosphate kinase, with amino-acid sequence MSRESYWITDPADLLRVRDGFELSKADSRASPGFDGDKQAGQAALAEGAVILAELQEQLFAMSRMGDERRILLVLQAMDTAGKGGIVKHVMGSVDPQGVHFAAFKKPTPDELQHDFLWRIHQQVPGAGMIGVFDRSHYEDVLIGRVRALASPEEIERRYAAINEFEAELAATGTTIIKVMLHISRDEQKARLTERLARPDKHWKFNPGDVDERLRWNDYAAAYQLVFERTVTPNAPWFVVPADRKWYARLAVQHLLIDALEAMNLDWPKADYDVAEQQRRLAAS; translated from the coding sequence ATGAGCCGAGAGTCGTACTGGATCACCGACCCCGCCGATCTGCTGCGGGTCCGCGACGGATTCGAGCTGTCGAAGGCCGATTCGCGTGCCTCGCCGGGCTTCGACGGCGACAAGCAGGCGGGGCAGGCCGCGCTCGCCGAGGGCGCCGTGATCCTCGCCGAGCTGCAGGAGCAGCTCTTCGCGATGAGCCGCATGGGCGACGAGCGCCGCATCCTGCTCGTGCTGCAGGCCATGGACACGGCGGGCAAGGGCGGCATCGTCAAGCACGTCATGGGTTCGGTCGACCCGCAAGGCGTGCATTTCGCCGCCTTCAAGAAGCCGACACCCGACGAACTGCAGCACGACTTCCTGTGGCGCATCCACCAGCAGGTGCCGGGCGCGGGCATGATCGGCGTCTTCGATCGCTCGCACTACGAAGACGTGCTGATCGGCCGGGTGCGCGCCCTCGCGTCGCCCGAAGAGATCGAACGCCGCTACGCCGCCATCAACGAGTTCGAAGCCGAACTCGCTGCGACCGGCACGACGATCATCAAGGTCATGCTCCACATCTCGCGCGACGAGCAGAAGGCGCGGCTCACCGAGCGGCTGGCACGCCCCGACAAACACTGGAAGTTCAACCCCGGCGACGTCGACGAACGATTGAGGTGGAACGACTACGCCGCCGCGTACCAGCTCGTCTTCGAGCGCACCGTGACACCGAACGCCCCGTGGTTCGTGGTTCCCGCCGACCGCAAATGGTATGCGCGGCTGGCCGTGCAGCACCTGCTGATCGATGCGCTCGAGGCGATGAATCTGGACTGGCCGAAGGCCGACTACGACGTCGCCGAGCAGCAGAGGCGGCTCGCCGCGAGCTGA
- the menD gene encoding 2-succinyl-5-enolpyruvyl-6-hydroxy-3-cyclohexene-1-carboxylic-acid synthase produces the protein MAEPALRIPGTSPASDSALALLAGLVGAGVADLVVAPGSRSQALALAAAELERVGAVRLHVRIDERGAGFLALGLAVESGRPVPIITTSGTAVANLHPAVLEAHHSGVPLIVLSADRPAELRGIRSNQTTMQPGIFAGAVRLERDVAAPEGAIGESDAAARLARDAVAAALGRDTDGVFVPHPGPGPVHLNLQLREPLSAARSIDGAVPQLATSALHSPHALASFAADSGARPALIPRGPRTVVVAGAGAGAGAEEFARDGGWPLLAEVASGAHFGPNLVVAYRELLREPGFGDQIERVVVFGHPTLSREVPALVQREGVETIVVEPWGIEWFNPGRHVRRFERAVVAERHEQSADERAWVGRWVHASRTLVQAGLPTAVVHRSGIDETGHVSDFEAQREYMKAQLAAVRAPITRRMLVDAVWSATWPHDRLVFGASRLIRDADRAVPGRRIPVHANRGLAGIDGTVATAVGIALASQSALPGEQVEHGAAADATATAPARTPPTPPAAVTPPTAHAGVTRALIGDLTLLHDVGSMLIGEGESRPRVQLIVGNDGGGTIFDSLEVAASAPAEAFDRVQFTPQHVDLAALATAYGWAYAKATTRGELDEALGTRVDGPSILEVPLPR, from the coding sequence ATGGCTGAGCCGGCCCTCCGAATCCCCGGCACGAGTCCCGCGAGCGACAGCGCGCTGGCGCTGCTCGCCGGCCTCGTCGGCGCGGGCGTCGCCGATCTCGTCGTCGCACCCGGATCCCGCTCGCAGGCGCTCGCGCTCGCCGCCGCCGAGCTCGAACGCGTCGGCGCCGTTCGCCTGCACGTGCGCATCGACGAGCGCGGGGCCGGGTTCCTGGCGCTCGGCCTCGCCGTCGAGTCGGGGCGACCCGTGCCGATCATCACCACCTCGGGCACCGCGGTCGCGAACCTGCACCCGGCCGTGCTCGAGGCCCATCACTCGGGCGTTCCCCTCATCGTGCTCTCGGCCGATCGGCCGGCGGAGCTCCGCGGCATCCGCTCGAACCAGACGACCATGCAGCCCGGGATCTTCGCCGGGGCGGTGCGTCTCGAGCGCGATGTCGCCGCGCCCGAAGGGGCGATCGGCGAGTCGGATGCGGCGGCGCGCCTCGCCCGCGACGCCGTCGCTGCGGCACTCGGTCGCGACACCGACGGGGTGTTCGTGCCGCATCCCGGCCCGGGCCCGGTGCACCTGAACCTGCAGCTGCGCGAGCCGTTGTCGGCGGCGCGATCGATCGACGGCGCCGTTCCGCAGCTCGCGACGAGCGCGCTGCACTCGCCGCACGCGCTCGCCTCGTTCGCGGCCGACAGCGGCGCCCGCCCTGCGCTCATCCCGCGTGGACCGCGCACCGTCGTCGTCGCGGGCGCCGGAGCCGGGGCCGGCGCCGAGGAGTTCGCCCGCGACGGCGGCTGGCCGCTGCTGGCAGAGGTCGCGAGCGGCGCCCACTTCGGGCCGAACCTCGTCGTCGCCTACCGGGAACTGCTGCGCGAGCCGGGCTTCGGCGACCAGATCGAGCGGGTCGTCGTCTTCGGGCATCCCACCCTCTCGCGAGAGGTGCCCGCTCTCGTGCAACGCGAGGGCGTCGAGACGATCGTCGTCGAGCCGTGGGGCATCGAGTGGTTCAACCCGGGGCGTCACGTGCGGCGGTTCGAGCGTGCCGTGGTCGCCGAGCGTCATGAGCAGTCGGCCGACGAACGCGCGTGGGTCGGCCGGTGGGTGCACGCGAGCCGCACGCTCGTGCAGGCAGGGCTCCCCACCGCGGTCGTGCATCGCAGCGGCATCGACGAGACCGGTCATGTCTCGGACTTCGAGGCCCAGCGCGAGTACATGAAGGCGCAGCTCGCCGCGGTGCGCGCCCCCATCACCCGACGCATGCTCGTCGACGCCGTCTGGTCGGCGACCTGGCCGCACGACCGGTTGGTCTTCGGGGCGTCCCGCCTCATCCGAGACGCCGACCGCGCGGTGCCCGGGCGCCGCATCCCGGTGCACGCGAACCGCGGGCTCGCCGGCATCGACGGCACCGTGGCGACCGCCGTCGGCATCGCCCTCGCGAGCCAGTCGGCGCTTCCGGGCGAGCAGGTCGAGCACGGCGCCGCCGCGGATGCCACGGCGACGGCACCGGCGCGCACGCCGCCCACCCCGCCCGCTGCGGTGACCCCGCCCACTGCCCACGCCGGCGTGACCCGCGCCCTCATCGGCGACCTCACGCTGCTGCACGACGTCGGCTCGATGCTCATCGGCGAGGGCGAATCGCGGCCCCGCGTGCAGCTGATCGTCGGCAACGACGGCGGCGGAACCATCTTCGATTCGCTCGAGGTCGCGGCATCCGCCCCAGCCGAGGCGTTCGACCGGGTGCAGTTCACGCCGCAGCACGTCGACCTCGCGGCGCTCGCGACCGCGTACGGCTGGGCCTACGCCAAGGCGACCACGCGCGGCGAGCTCGACGAAGCGCTCGGCACACGGGTCGACGGGCCGTCGATCCTCGAGGTGCCGCTGCCGCGCTGA
- a CDS encoding MFS transporter, with protein MASPITEQSAPTIPAAARRARARLPLNGLLALAAVVFTGVVTEILPAGLLPQMSADLGASESQIGQLVAIYAVTTAITVIPLTAVTRNLPRKPLLVALVIGFALVNGITAIADSYTVILIARVFGGMLAGLLWAMAAGYAMRTVEPEHAGRALSVAMVGTPLAFAFGLPIATTLGAAIGWRAAFGVIAVVGIGLAVWAAAALPSFAGERSGQRPSLSSVLRLPGLAAVLATTAFFVLAHNVPYTYVAPLTVASGIDRHLDLALLVFGLFAVAGVIGAGALVDRRLRSMVLFAATVLGLAMIAIGLFADQPVAVYLALAAWGVAYGSSPTLLQAAPARIAGDAADVAQSMVVATWNGSIAAGAFLGGLALDAMGVEVLPWLALALLVVAALIAATACAAFRPVGAEA; from the coding sequence ATGGCCTCACCGATCACCGAGCAGTCCGCCCCGACCATCCCCGCAGCCGCCCGCCGAGCTCGCGCACGCCTCCCCCTGAACGGACTGCTCGCCCTCGCCGCCGTCGTGTTCACCGGGGTCGTCACCGAGATCCTCCCGGCCGGGCTGCTGCCGCAGATGAGTGCCGACCTCGGGGCATCCGAATCGCAGATCGGCCAGCTCGTGGCGATCTACGCGGTCACCACCGCGATCACCGTGATCCCGCTCACGGCGGTCACCCGCAACCTGCCGCGCAAGCCCCTGCTCGTCGCCCTCGTCATCGGCTTCGCCCTCGTCAACGGCATCACCGCGATCGCCGATTCCTACACCGTCATCCTCATCGCCCGCGTGTTCGGCGGCATGCTCGCCGGGCTGCTGTGGGCTATGGCAGCCGGCTACGCGATGCGCACCGTCGAACCCGAGCACGCCGGACGCGCGCTCTCGGTCGCGATGGTCGGCACCCCGCTCGCGTTCGCCTTCGGCCTGCCGATCGCGACCACCCTCGGTGCCGCGATCGGCTGGCGCGCGGCGTTCGGCGTCATCGCCGTGGTCGGCATCGGTCTCGCCGTCTGGGCCGCCGCGGCGCTCCCCTCGTTCGCGGGCGAGCGTTCCGGGCAGCGCCCCTCGCTGTCGTCGGTGCTCCGGCTGCCCGGCCTCGCCGCCGTGCTCGCCACGACCGCGTTCTTCGTGCTAGCCCACAACGTGCCATACACCTACGTCGCCCCGCTCACCGTCGCGTCCGGCATCGATCGCCACCTCGACCTGGCGCTGCTCGTCTTCGGGCTGTTCGCCGTCGCCGGCGTGATCGGCGCAGGAGCGCTCGTCGACCGGCGGCTGCGGTCGATGGTGCTCTTCGCGGCGACCGTGCTCGGCCTCGCGATGATCGCCATCGGACTCTTCGCCGACCAGCCCGTCGCGGTCTACCTCGCCCTCGCCGCGTGGGGCGTCGCCTACGGCAGCTCACCGACCCTGCTGCAGGCCGCCCCGGCCCGCATCGCGGGCGATGCGGCGGACGTCGCGCAGTCGATGGTCGTCGCCACCTGGAACGGCTCGATCGCCGCCGGCGCGTTCCTCGGCGGCCTCGCCCTCGACGCGATGGGCGTCGAGGTGCTGCCGTGGCTGGCCCTCGCGCTGCTCGTCGTCGCCGCGCTCATCGCCGCGACGGCATGCGCGGCCTTCCGGCCGGTGGGAGCCGAGGCCTGA
- a CDS encoding o-succinylbenzoate synthase, with product MLPEPNELLATARVVALPLVTRFRGIDVREAVLFEGPEGWTEFSPFAEYDDDEASAWLEAAIDYGWTTPPPALRDRIPVNATVPAVDPDSVAAVLARFPGCRTAKVKVASPDQTLAQDVARVRAVREALGPEGRIRVDANAGWNVDEAEHAIHALAPFDLEYVEQPCASIAELVEIRRRTKYMGVPIAADESVRRADDPLAVAEAGAADLLVIKAQPLGGIHRALELIGRTGLPVVVSSALDTSVGIAMGAQLAASVTSLEFDCGLGTASLLAADVTRSPLLPEQGSIPVGRVLPDPALLDRYAASPERTEWWFERLVRCHAVLAGRVTP from the coding sequence ATGCTGCCCGAGCCGAACGAACTGCTCGCCACCGCCCGAGTCGTGGCCCTCCCCCTCGTGACGCGGTTCCGCGGCATCGACGTGCGTGAGGCCGTGCTCTTCGAGGGGCCCGAGGGGTGGACCGAGTTCTCGCCCTTCGCCGAATACGACGACGACGAGGCATCCGCATGGCTCGAGGCGGCCATCGACTACGGCTGGACGACCCCGCCGCCCGCGCTGCGCGACCGCATCCCGGTCAATGCGACGGTGCCGGCGGTCGACCCCGACAGCGTCGCCGCCGTGCTCGCGCGCTTCCCCGGTTGCCGTACGGCGAAGGTCAAGGTCGCGAGCCCCGACCAGACGCTCGCCCAGGATGTCGCCCGCGTGCGCGCCGTGCGCGAGGCGCTCGGCCCAGAGGGCCGCATCCGCGTCGACGCCAACGCCGGCTGGAACGTCGACGAGGCCGAGCATGCGATCCACGCGCTCGCACCGTTCGACCTCGAATACGTCGAGCAGCCCTGCGCGAGCATCGCCGAGCTCGTCGAGATCCGCCGGCGCACGAAGTACATGGGCGTGCCGATCGCGGCGGATGAGAGCGTGCGCCGGGCCGACGACCCGCTCGCCGTGGCCGAGGCGGGCGCCGCCGACCTGCTCGTGATCAAGGCGCAGCCGCTCGGCGGCATCCACCGCGCACTCGAGCTCATCGGCCGCACCGGCCTGCCGGTGGTCGTCTCGAGCGCCCTCGACACGAGTGTCGGCATCGCGATGGGAGCGCAGCTCGCGGCATCCGTCACCTCGCTCGAGTTCGATTGCGGGCTCGGCACCGCATCGCTGCTGGCGGCGGATGTCACGCGGTCGCCGTTGCTGCCCGAGCAGGGGTCGATCCCGGTGGGCCGGGTGCTGCCCGACCCCGCGCTGCTCGATCGGTACGCCGCGTCGCCCGAGCGCACCGAGTGGTGGTTCGAGCGCCTCGTGCGCTGTCACGCGGTGCTCGCGGGCCGCGTCACCCCGTGA
- a CDS encoding 1,4-dihydroxy-2-naphthoate polyprenyltransferase — MARPKPQRMNPADEIAKRETARAKGGAPNSTGRSTSRRTVAANPGSKAGSGKAPGRSDRATAADWLSGARLRTLPLAIAPVALGTGAGIVAIPDGPWHPARALLALVVALALQIGVNYANDYSDGVRGTDEHRVGPARLTGSGVAKPKQVLAVALSFFALAAVAGLALTVVTGQWWMLAVGAVAIVAAWFYTGGKHPYGYYGLGELFVFVFFGIVATAGSAFVQALDVNLEAWLGGVGVGLIACAVLMANNLRDVAQDKVAGKRTLAVLVGPLAGRILFAVFMLVPFAIVAFFALLYPTAWLVMFALLAALPACLIVLTARTPRELIIALQLASLTALVYGIGLGLAFAL; from the coding sequence GTGGCGCGCCCGAAACCCCAGAGGATGAACCCCGCCGACGAGATCGCGAAACGCGAGACCGCACGTGCGAAGGGCGGTGCCCCGAACTCGACCGGCCGCTCGACGTCGAGGCGCACCGTCGCGGCGAACCCCGGCTCGAAGGCCGGAAGCGGGAAGGCTCCCGGTCGCTCCGATCGCGCCACGGCCGCCGACTGGCTGTCGGGCGCACGCCTGCGCACGCTGCCGCTCGCCATCGCCCCGGTCGCGCTCGGCACGGGGGCGGGCATCGTCGCGATCCCCGACGGCCCGTGGCATCCGGCGCGAGCGCTGCTCGCCCTCGTCGTCGCCCTCGCGCTGCAGATCGGCGTCAACTACGCGAACGACTACTCCGACGGGGTGCGCGGCACCGACGAGCACCGGGTCGGCCCGGCCCGGCTCACCGGCTCGGGCGTCGCGAAGCCCAAGCAGGTGCTCGCCGTCGCGCTGAGCTTCTTCGCCCTCGCCGCAGTGGCGGGCCTCGCGCTCACCGTCGTGACCGGGCAGTGGTGGATGCTCGCCGTCGGCGCCGTGGCCATCGTCGCCGCCTGGTTCTACACCGGCGGCAAGCACCCCTACGGCTACTACGGTCTCGGCGAGCTGTTCGTGTTCGTGTTCTTCGGCATCGTCGCGACGGCCGGATCGGCCTTCGTGCAGGCACTCGACGTCAACCTCGAGGCCTGGCTCGGCGGCGTCGGGGTGGGCCTCATCGCCTGCGCGGTGCTCATGGCCAACAACCTGCGCGACGTCGCCCAAGACAAGGTCGCCGGCAAGCGCACCCTCGCGGTGCTCGTCGGGCCGCTCGCGGGGCGCATCCTGTTCGCGGTCTTCATGCTCGTACCGTTCGCGATCGTCGCGTTCTTCGCACTGCTCTACCCCACGGCGTGGCTCGTGATGTTCGCCCTGCTCGCGGCACTGCCGGCCTGCCTGATCGTGCTCACCGCGAGGACGCCGCGCGAGCTCATCATCGCGCTGCAGCTCGCGAGCCTCACGGCCCTCGTCTACGGCATCGGGCTCGGGCTGGCGTTCGCGCTCTGA